The genomic DNA TTAAACTCTTTTCACTTTGTCCTCTAACTTTCCAGTTTACATTTTTACGAAAGCTTCCTCGATCCACGTTCTTCCACTTCCTGCAAGATCTTGCATTTCACGGGTGACAGGTTCTTATCCGGTCCACGGTCTACAGCTTCGTCGTTCTTGTTTCAGGAAGTGCTTCGCGAGTTTAACGGCATTTCgttcattttctttatattttcttagCGTCTCCTGATAGATTTCGATCGCGTTTCTTAGCGTTTCGAATATACCTTCGAGGAATTAGTTTCCTTTAACGATATCTCGATTCTACTCTCCGCTATTTCATTTCTCTTTAACGGAACTTGGATCGTTGAATCGTTGTCCGATCCTTCAACGATCGTGGAAACTTCTTTCGAACAACCTCCCTAACGAGATTCGAATTtacgtaatttattatttttcaaacgtaCGTCTCGCGTAAATTATCTTCGTTAACTAGGTTCGCGTCAcgattccattttgtaaatcttTGTTAAGTTCTCGTAAACTTTGGCTGCAGGAGCGGTGGTAGCGAGTCGCCTGTCGGAAATAGAAAATTGGAACGTGCTTCTTCTAGAAGCTGGTGGTGATGAAACGGAAATCTCCGATGTTCCTCTTCTCGCCGGTTATCTGCAGCTCAGTCAATTAGACTGGCAGTACAAAACGGAACCCAACGGAGAAGCCTGTTTAGGTAAACGATATAATGCCAGATTGATTATTTCAAGTTAGCAGAATTTTTAATCTATTACGTTTAAAACTGCGGTTCTTTGTGTATTCTCGCACGATTGAAATGACCAAGGATGCAAAGGTTCACAGAATGCGAATgtaatatgcagaaatatataaaatattcaaaatagagTACGTATTATAACGTTTGTTAGACCAACGAACGGATCTGATTTagtttcaatttctttaattacgtccttacgaatataaaaatacataaatatccgcagtgtGATTCATCTACGGACAATTGTAAGAACGATCGTCGAGATATcttggaaaatttatattccatatatcactttctcattttcttttttttttcgcaaCCACAGCGATGGAGGACCGCCGCTGTAACTGGCCACGTGGAAAAGTGATCGGAGGCAGCAGCGTGCTCAACTACATGCTCTATCTTCGCGGCAACAAAAAAGACTATGACATATGGGAGCAGTTAGGCAATCCAGGTTGGTCTGCCAGGGATGTTCtctattatttcaaaaaatcgGAGGACAATCAAAATCCCTATTTGGCCCGAACGCCGTATCATTCGACCGGCGGTTACCTAACCGTTCAAGAAGCACCATGGCACACCCCGTTGGCCGCGGCGTTCGTTCAAGCGGGCCAAGAAATGGGCTACGAGAACAGAGATATTAACGGGGAACATCAAACCGGCTTTATGATCGCTCAGGGAACCATCAGACGCGGGAGTCGATGCTCCACGGCGAAGGCCTTCCTGCGACCAGCCAGGCTGCGCAAGAACTTACACGTCGCTATGCACGCGCAGGTTACCAAGATTTTAATAGATGCGAAATCGAGGAGGACTTACGGCGTGGAATTCGTCAGGGACGACAAGATGTTCCGTATTCGTGCTAAAAAGGAAGTGATCGTTTCCGGAGGTGCTATCAATAGCCCTCAATTGCTGATGTTGTCGGGAATCGGACCTAGAGATCACCTACTACGACTCGGGATACCGGTGATTCAGGATTTAAAAGTGGGAGAGAATCTGCAAGACCATGTCGGTTTGGGAGGTTTGACGTTCATGGTGAATCAACAGGTTTCGATGGTGGAGAAGAGGTTGCACAGCGTTCAAGCTGTGATGCAGTACGCCGTTTTTGGAGACGGTCCTTTAACCGTTCTAGGCGGTGTCGAAGGCCTAGGCTTCGTCAATACGAAGTACGTGAACGCCTCGGACGATTTCCCGGACATAGAACTTCATTTCGTATCAGGATCGACGAACTCCGACGGTGGTAGGCAGATCAGAAAGGTTCACGGATTGACGAAAAGATTCTACGACGCTGTATTCGGGTCCATTAGCGATAAGGACGTGTGGAGCGTGATTCCTATGCTTTTAAGGCCAAAAAGCAAAGGCGTTATCAAGCTTCGAAGTAAAAATCCTTTCGACCATCCTTTGATTTACCCGAACTACTTCAAAGAGCCGGAAGATATCGCGACGCTGGTCGAAGGAGTTAAAATAGCAATCGCCCTGAGTAGAACCGCTTCGTTCAGACGCTTCGGAAGCGAACTAAATTCGAAACAATTTCCTGGCTGCAAACACATTCCTATGTACAGCGATCCGTACTGGGAATGTATGATCAGGCACTATTCCGCCACCATCTATCATCCTGTCGGCACTTGCAAGATGGGTCCTTACTGGGACCCCGAGGCTGTGGTAGATCCTCAGCTTCGAGTTTACGGAGTTACCGGACTCAGAGTCATCGACGCGTCTATAATGCCAAATCTAGTTAGCGGTAACACCAATGCACCGATCATCATGATCGGAGAGAAGGGTTCCGACATGATAAAAGAATTCTGGTTGAAGAGAAGGGGCCGAGGGTGAACATCGCAGTTCTCGTAAACCAATTTTAAGCGATACGTGATAAAAACGTTACTTTGAATCGTGTGTATCCTTGTATAGCTACGGTACAGAGATATAAACCGAATGTCAGGagatgtaaattaataaattgaccTCGTCGTTGATTTAACGCGCGAATAAAACAATTACTACAACTGCGTCGACGGTGGTACAAAGTTACGCCAAGTTGTCAAGTACATGTAACGGATAAGTATCGACGCACGTTTTGCTGCTAAAGTAATGATATTCGTTGATCTTTCCTAACGAACTTGTACCATTTATGTATAGCGAAAGTTAGTATAGCGGCATTCTATTTATTCCTCGAGTAATCGAGAGACAAACCTCGAGAATCGTACAGCGATTGGACCTCTGGTTTTTCGTTCGTGCGTTATCGTATCGTTATCGTAATTCAAAGAGTAAGCAAAGCGGCACAAAGGATGACAAAAGCGTACAAATAACAAAATCGTCGAAAGGAAAAGAGTTATTAAAGACTTTGGTTACTCTCTTTTGAAATTGTCCTTGCTTTGATTTTTAAATGTACATAGTTTGCAATATACCTGATAGAACGTGGCCAATTTTTTGAACGGCGCggcaaaatgtaaatttttctttttaggtaTAGATTTATCATATTGACACGAATAAAAGAAATCGAATTCTTGTTGCTTCTTTCATAAATAATACGAATCATTTCCTTGTCCATTGTTTTCATTGTCGAAATGATCTTTGTACAGAGTTCCTTCCCGTCTCCCGTTCTAGATATTAGACAGAATACGAtacgaaaaaataattaaatggaaTACAACGGTTCGGAGTATCGATGACAACGGTTGAGAATTTGTCTTTCCAGATGTTTGTATATTTCTAACAAACTCGACGATGTACTTGACCGATAGAACACACAGAAGTTGTACGTCTTTAAAATAGCGGCTAGCAACGGTGAGGTGAAGTTTTCTTTATCACCGTGCTCCGGACTGCTTCCGGAACGCCTTCGGACGTAATGTTCCAAAACTGATCTAAAAATACCGTGGAAATCGATATTCTTGCGTCGAGGACCAGGCCATACGTAACGATACATTTCCTTTCAATCCCATTGGGAGTGATTCGATCGAATTAGTTCTATCTTTTAAGCAAATATATGATCTCTTATAAAGAAGagattggaaaattaatttttatttttgacgaCGATCGATCAGCGTGCGTCCTGCATAAAACCCTCTAGTTTCGAACATTCGGAGAAGATATCAGATATCAGATATCAGACGCTTGTCAACGTTCAACCAGTTCAGACATTCTCGTATGACGCAGACATTGTTCGACTATCGGATACTTCGGACATCCTTCGATCTTCGTACGAGGCAGATGatcttaaatatttacattttcaagGTACTCGTCGATCGGATATTcgcgatatttataaatattcgattcGACTTTGGTTATTTTCTTTACGTCGATTCTTTACACATTCGTACATCGTAGCTGATAACTTTGGTTATTACTTATTAGCATAACGTTCGTATCGACGCTGATTAGCGGGTTACCGGAGATTGACACGTTCTTGCGGTCTTTACGTGTATTCGCGGTGTACACCGCTTAACGCTAATGTTAGTCGCATgtcttatttcaatatttatatctcGATAGCGAACGAAGCGAGAAACACAAGCTCTTAGCCACGTGATTTatgaacgtttcaatgtcagattatatattattattaaaaaaagaaaaaaaaaaacagattttCATATATATCTATCGGTCATATTTTTCCAGATATCGTGCGTTAGGGTTAAACCGGATACactttatgtatgtatgtagccTGCAAAATTCTTAAGCTATCTGAAAATGCATACTTTGAAATTCCGATAACTGAGATGTATGTATTTCTAACGTCGTTTCTTATCACCAGTTACCCGTAACTGATAATCACGATTCTATTTCTTCTCATATTCACAAAGCGCGATCGGTCGACGAAATTTTAATCGATTAGGTATATCGACGTCGTTGATTATTTCCGACGTTTCAGTTACATCGATTACGCACACGTATTTCGCATCCACTTTGTCGAACGATGCAAATGTCGTACTCGTATGTCTGAAAGCAATCGAAAAACAGCTGATTCTGCGATTCGTAACAATAGCGCAATGTCCCACGGTTTTGCATAGGCAATTTGTTCTCGAACTTTGTCGGAATACCATCGTGTCGTCATTCTGAGTGTGcgtgtaatatataatttttgcctatataacatataataaaagaTTCGTCTAACTATAATACATTTCGTTACAAGTCAGTGTTACAGTTACAATATTTCGCGTTTAAATAGGAAATAGCGCGAGAATCGTAGGACGGATTCGATTAAAGTATCGTACAAATTTTTCGGTACTGTTTTATAACGATTCgcgtttattttcattttcagctTCGAGCAACGATGTGAAAGATTCGAACGATATGTCGGTAAGAACGAAATTTATCGATTCGTTGTCTTTAGGTATACGATTGGGTATCAACAAGgggataaaaataattgttaaaaaaaaaataaacgacaAACAAGGTACGCTTTCAGTTATATAACCTCGCCAAAAAAGTAATATTCGAGACGTTGAGTCATTTAGATTTATGACAAACGAAATGTTTCGAATTGTTTAAGAAACGACCGAGCTTGCGAAAGCGTAACTTGCTTTGAAATTGTCGTTATTTGTTTGGCTTAAGCGACATAAAATCTTTCGTCGAAAGTCAATACAAATTACACGTACGTACATTGAATGAAACATCAGTCGATCACGTATTGCCGCGAATGTTTCGGAATTTAAAACATTATCGAATTAATATAAGCACAGTTGCGCAGAGGACAGCTCGATAGCATTAACGGAGATTTTAACGAAGGGTAACAGTCCGTGAAACACGTTTATTATAGTATAGTACGATCGAAGTACCAAAAACTTGGGAAAAAAGTAGCATAAGAAGATCGTTGTTCGAGGAAACTCTTCCTGGAGGATCACCGATCGTttgttatcgatcgatcgagaagaaagaaagagaaaaagaaagaggaaaaaatgtcGAGCGTCAGCAGAATGTCCACGATAAGGATCGCGATGTCGTACGGACCCGAACTGAGTTTCCTGGTGCTCCTTCGTATGCTGATTGGCATGTACAGGCCGGATATCGTGAGTCGCGAGACCAGGGTGAAGCCGACGACTTTATCGGATCTTCGAAACAGCTACGATTTTATAATAATCGGAGGTGGCACGGCTGGCTCGGTGTTGGCGAATCGTTTGTCGGAAAACGAAAATTGGACGGTGCTGTTGTTGGAGGCTGGCGTTGACGAAAACGATTTGTCCGACATACCGATTCTGTTCCCGATTCTTCAGCTCACCTCGATGGACTGGCAGTTCAAGACGGAACCGTCGAATAATTATTGCAAAGCGATGAAAGCTAACGCGTGCAATTGGCCACGCGGCAAGGTACTATTTtccaatgacatttattattgtttattattattacgatcaTGGATGCATAATGTATGAATGTGctcgttataaatatatatatgcacttACGTAACATCGTGATCAAGGATTTGCTCTATCCGATGTTAGTTTCTCCACATAAATCAAGTTACGTCGGCACGAAtgatttcgaatatttttcattctcacGAGCGATATAGGTGTGACGATTGCTGTTACTTTTTTTTAACAGAGGATATTCACATAATATATTTGTGTAaccaaacttttttttttgcgtcAAACTTTGCTTAAACTCGTAGAAATTTTATTCAACGCGCGTATCGATATCGTTCACTATACTATAGGTACTCGGAGGAAGTAGCGTGCTGAACGCGATGATCTACGTCCGTGGCAACAAGAAAGATTACGACAATTGGCGGGATATGGGTAATCCAGGATGGGATTACGAGAGCGTATTGCCTTATTTTAAGAAATCCGAGGACATGAGGATCAAAGAATACCAAGATTCCCCTTATCATCGAACCGGTGGATATCTGGCCGTCGAATACTTTAATTATCATTCGTCCGTGACCGATTATCTGATACAAGCGGGAACGGAAATGGGCTACGACATCGTGGATGTGAATGGACCTACGCAAACCGGATTCTCCTTCTCTCATGGGACGGTGAAAGATGGTCTGCGATGTAGTACCGCGAAAGCTTTTCTTCGATCGGCTTCCCAGCGAAAAAATTTGCATATCAGTACGAGATCGATGGTAGAGAAGATTTTGGTGAGCCAAGGCGAGTTATTAAACGTTAGCTCTTCCCATTGTTTTATCGTAGTTTTGTTTAAAATCGTAAAACTTGGAATTGTTATTATCGAAGACGAGGACCACGAGAGACGATCAATCGGCGGATGTTGATTTTCAgatgaaaatggaaaaactGCTTACGGCGTGCAATTTCAAGTAGGATCCAAGCTCAGGACGGTGAAAGCCAGTCGCGAGGTAATTCTATCGGCTGGCGCGATACAATCGCCGCAATTGCTCATGTTGTCTGGAATCGGCCCCAGGGATCATTTGGAACAACTCGATATTCCCGTGGTCCACGAAGCTGCCGGCGTCGGTAGAAATCTTCAGGATCACGTCGGGATCGGTGGATTGAATTACTTGGTGACTAAACCGGCGAACATCACGGATCCAACATCTTTCAGTTTTAACTTGATGAGGTCCGTCAATGCCCATACGCTCAATTTGTTCGTCAAAGAACGTACCGGGCCGTTGTACGCGAATAACGTGGGCGAGGCTCTAGGTTTCATCAACACCAAGTGAGTATTTATTAACGTTAATTTGTAACGACGTTGCGAATTTTTGTGCAAACCTATTTGCACGAAACGAACGAGAGAAACCagactgaaataaaaatttgcttttatttcatctttaaaTTCGACGCATACGCGCGCATAAAAATTGCGATCGAAGATTTTTTCACGCCTGCTTGTCTATATTACGAATGTTTCCAGATATGCGAACAAGTCGGATGATTATCCCGATATACAGCTGTTCGTCTCTTCAACGGCCGACAATGCGGACGGTGGTCTCTTTGGCAAGAGAGATTGCAACCTTATGGATGACTTTTATGCGCGTTTGTTCGAAAATATCCTGTACCAGGATTCGTACACGATCATGCCGCTACTGCTGCGACCTCGAAGCAGAGGATACATCAAGCTGCGCTCCAAGGACGTTAATCAGCATCCGATCATAGTGCCCAACTACTTCGACGATCCATACGATCTCGACGTTCTGGTAATAAACTGGTTTATTATTCCTTAAAAAATAAGTACAGCGAACCTTTGTCAAGCTAACAATAGCTGACTCGATCGATTTCGATGATACAGTGACGGAGAAACGAAAGCTTAAAATCGTGTGTACTCGTGTGTACGAGTATCGGGTAAAATTTGCATTAAACACTTATGCTCCAAACTAGATTACTCGTCTATTCTTCgatatcatacgttatatcgtacgttTGTTTCTCTTGTCAATTATAACTCAGTTTGCTAAACTCGGATTAGTTTCATATTTCGAGCTTTCTTTTGGCCATCAACGATGGCGGCCATCGTCACTGTACAACGAGTTTCGTACCTTTTTGATCAATTTAAAGCAACGCTGAGAAATCGAATCTTCGAGAATTTAACAAATCGTGTATCTGTTAACGCGAACGGATGCAGGCAGAAGGCGCAAAGTTTATCTACGATATGTCGAAGACGAACACGATGAAGCAACTGAAAACTCAACCGAATCCAAACAGAGTTCCGGAGTGTTCGTCGTTCGGGTTCCCATCGCTGGATTATTGGCGTTGTTTCGCTCGATATTACACGCTAACTATTTACCACCCGAGCGGAACGTGTAAAATGGGGCCCTCCACGGACAAAATGGCGGTGGTCGACGCCAGATTGAAGATGCACGGCGTAAATGGACTTCGAGTGATCGATACCTCGATCATGCCAACGATCACATCCGGCAATACGAACGCACCGACGATCATGATCGCCGAGAAAGCCGCTGACATGATCAAAGAGGATTGGAAGATTTAAGACACGGGTTCCCTTTTTCATCCTCCAGATATACCGCCTATGAGCCATCGACGATGAATTTCAACGATGTTAACGTCTACTCGATGATGATTATGGCGATGTCATAACAGCGATAACGACGATGGCAATGACGATATAAGAAGAGGACAGCGATAAACATAGAATGAAAGTGTTATCCGTGACAATCTTCGATCGATATCGTCGACTTTCGACTCTTCTTTAAAACTTTAACTTTTACCAATtttagaaattcgaaaaatcgatagATATAGATTAGATAAATTTCCATCTTGGCACAAGAATCGCCGTTCTTTTCCATTCCTTCTACGCTTTCGACGAAGCTCTAGATTTCTCCAGCACCGGATATCGACATGCGCGTTCACCGACCAACCAAATATCCGTGAATCTACAAAACGGTCGATGTACGCGATCCTCTGACATACGATCGCCGTTCGGAAGAGCTCCGATACCCGTTGGCTCTTTGTTCCATCACGCGGCCGAGGCTACATGAACGCGATATGCTTCGTTTCCCCGGTAAAACTCGcgcgaagagagaaagagggagagagagagagagagagagagatcagtGAAAAGAACGTAATTAGGCTTTTATCCGTTAGGCGGATTTTGACcgataataattaattcgtGCGCTCGTTCCCTGTATATCGACCAGCCAACGCTTTCCACGCGTGACTGCTATCGCGAGATGAAATTTTATGCCACGTGAAAAGCACCGGTTCTCGATCGGCTGCCAAAGGTAACACGAATACGTTGATTATAGTCGGTCGTGGAGTTGAATGAATAACTGGATAAATTCAATCTTTTTCATCTCATAGCACACGTGGTATTAAAATTCTGCTAAACTATTAGGCTgtacgaaatgtttctttcgttttatcaggaaataatagacgcacaatgtttcttgttttatattagtttattgaattatgcacgaacatagtaatagaaatagaacgaaatggatcacacctatatattcgataaagtaatataaaacagaaattatgagacgaaagaaacttttcggacaacctaaaagaaaaaaatatatacataatgatTTAAAAAGCTGCTGCCATCTTGCATTTCGATGATCTTTCGTTTACGTTTGCGATTAATACGAACCTTGttcttatcttttttatgtAGTTTACACGGATTTGACGACGATCCATCCAATACTAACGCATACGTTGCCGCGAATGCACAACTATAGGCAGAATTTACCATAGCGGTACGGACAgcgttttgcaaatatttcgaaaactaAGACCGAGCGGCGGTAAGGCGCAAAAGGCAAAGTCGTTGAAAATGTTGATTTTTACGTTTTAAAAAATCACCGAGATCGAAGAAGGCGTCGGCTTTCTAAACAATTGCCAAAATACGTTATAATTGGTTCGAAACGTTGAGAGCAACGTTCACACCGAGCGGCTATTGTcggttttttattttacaatctaaaagaaaaaaaaatcggtGTCTCTGACCAAGTAGTTAGGCGTTGCGCGTTTAAAAAAATTCTTGCCGCGCACCAATCGTTGCAGATTAGTAGATTAGTCGTAGATCGCGGTTCTaacatttaaaattagaaaCGAGGGAAAGTGTAAGTGGCGTGGGTTTGGACGAGATACACCGTTTCGTTTCGAAGGATTCGATAGCTTTAGGTTCTCTCGCATTTACGACTATATCGCTTAAAGtttatgtttcttttaaatCGTCAGTCGAACTTACAGATATTACCGAGAGCAgcgaagggaaagaaagaaggaagagaggaaCGAATCTATCGGTTTTTTAAAAGAACCGTATCGTTAATCCGTGTCATTTACATGCTGCTATCGACTACGTTTAACAGGCTGACTTTCATCGTCCGAGCCAATTCATTTGACGAGTAAAAGTCCGTGTCGGATACCGACCCGCGTGGATAATTCAACGATGAGAACTAAAGGGAATTTCGCGATCGACATCGCGTACGATACACTTATCGCACCAGTCTCAGCTTCGATAATTAGTTAATTGGCAAAGTGAATTGGATTCGAGGATACGACGATGCTTACGTAAGCGAAGTTTAAAGTAATAGTTTCAGAGATAGTGGATTATTCTCCGGAATTTCTCGAACGTTGCCGCGTGTATTGTAATTGGCGCAAAAAAGACATCAGGATAAACGAGCGTAATTTGATgcagcattttttttttttgttggcaATAAAAAGGATATGGCGCAAAAATGAGAATTGCGCAACGAAGAACGACCGTCCATCGCTGAAACTCTTCCAACTAACGTCACATCTTAAAGTATTTCTCGATGCGAGAGCGGAGAAGAAAGGAAATCCGTTCAAAATCGAGGGAAAACAGTTGCGCCAGCGAGAATCGGATCGATTTAAAACGAAATCTCGATACAGTGGAATCGCATTTGTTCGAACTTTGTCGACGGACCATGTAACGGATTTACGTAACAGTCGCTCGCGTCGAGCGATAGAAACGATATAAGCGAATGCAATTAGCAAAAGCTAACTAAAATTTCGCTcggataaatggagttctactgtaTGACTTTGAAGAACGGTGGCAGGGCTGACGTTTCGAAACTTGACACAAGGAGTACTTTCACGCGAATGGGACGAATGGATTTTGCAATAGATTTCGTAGGATATGAATGTCTCGACTTTTCTAATTAAAGATTCGGTATATCTCTTTAGCGGATTAAGACGATACGCAAAATTATCGCATAGACAACGTATATATCGATCGGAAATTTCAGCGTCGAATCTTCGAAGTAGCTGCAAAATATTCTGTTACAAGACCAGTGAAAGCCTCCGTCCCGTTTTACGATCGCGTTCCATCGAAGCCTATAGATCGAACTCGCTTTTACACCCCTTTCGATACGATTCCAATGGTTTCGCAGAGGCTGGACGATCTC from Bombus terrestris chromosome 11, iyBomTerr1.2, whole genome shotgun sequence includes the following:
- the LOC100643493 gene encoding glucose dehydrogenase [FAD, quinone], with the protein product MSSVSRMSTIRIAMSYGPELSFLVLLRMLIGMYRPDIVSRETRVKPTTLSDLRNSYDFIIIGGGTAGSVLANRLSENENWTVLLLEAGVDENDLSDIPILFPILQLTSMDWQFKTEPSNNYCKAMKANACNWPRGKVLGGSSVLNAMIYVRGNKKDYDNWRDMGNPGWDYESVLPYFKKSEDMRIKEYQDSPYHRTGGYLAVEYFNYHSSVTDYLIQAGTEMGYDIVDVNGPTQTGFSFSHGTVKDGLRCSTAKAFLRSASQRKNLHISTRSMVEKILVNENGKTAYGVQFQVGSKLRTVKASREVILSAGAIQSPQLLMLSGIGPRDHLEQLDIPVVHEAAGVGRNLQDHVGIGGLNYLVTKPANITDPTSFSFNLMRSVNAHTLNLFVKERTGPLYANNVGEALGFINTKYANKSDDYPDIQLFVSSTADNADGGLFGKRDCNLMDDFYARLFENILYQDSYTIMPLLLRPRSRGYIKLRSKDVNQHPIIVPNYFDDPYDLDVLAEGAKFIYDMSKTNTMKQLKTQPNPNRVPECSSFGFPSLDYWRCFARYYTLTIYHPSGTCKMGPSTDKMAVVDARLKMHGVNGLRVIDTSIMPTITSGNTNAPTIMIAEKAADMIKEDWKI
- the LOC125386049 gene encoding glucose dehydrogenase [FAD, quinone], whose amino-acid sequence is MGIESVLTGGLTSASSGLSWFFPVLAAALVYFEYEVMDNEAPPINIPSEVLLPSYDFIVIGSGSAGAVVASRLSEIENWNVLLLEAGGDETEISDVPLLAGYLQLSQLDWQYKTEPNGEACLAMEDRRCNWPRGKVIGGSSVLNYMLYLRGNKKDYDIWEQLGNPGWSARDVLYYFKKSEDNQNPYLARTPYHSTGGYLTVQEAPWHTPLAAAFVQAGQEMGYENRDINGEHQTGFMIAQGTIRRGSRCSTAKAFLRPARLRKNLHVAMHAQVTKILIDAKSRRTYGVEFVRDDKMFRIRAKKEVIVSGGAINSPQLLMLSGIGPRDHLLRLGIPVIQDLKVGENLQDHVGLGGLTFMVNQQVSMVEKRLHSVQAVMQYAVFGDGPLTVLGGVEGLGFVNTKYVNASDDFPDIELHFVSGSTNSDGGRQIRKVHGLTKRFYDAVFGSISDKDVWSVIPMLLRPKSKGVIKLRSKNPFDHPLIYPNYFKEPEDIATLVEGVKIAIALSRTASFRRFGSELNSKQFPGCKHIPMYSDPYWECMIRHYSATIYHPVGTCKMGPYWDPEAVVDPQLRVYGVTGLRVIDASIMPNLVSGNTNAPIIMIGEKGSDMIKEFWLKRRGRG